One Thermoanaerobacter pseudethanolicus ATCC 33223 genomic window, TGGGCTGATACAGAAAATAAAGAAAAGACTAAATACAAAAGTAGAATAATTATTGATGAAAGCAAAGTCAAGAATGTGATTGAAAAAGAGCAGACGAGAATAAAGATTGATAGATTTACAGGGGGGACAATATCTGGAGCTTTATTTCAATCTAAACCTCTTTGGCATAACGATGAAAATGTACAATTAAAAATAAAAATTAAAGATGCAAAAGACTGGGAAATTGGGCTTTTACTTTTAGTATTGAAAGACTTATGGAATGAAGATTTGCCTATTGGCGGAGAAAAAAATATAGGAAGAGGAATCTTAAAAGGTAAAAATATAGAAATTGAGTATAAAGGGAAAAAACATATTATTGGAAAATCTACCAATGATGACGAGACAAATAAAATAGTAGTTAATGATAGCGATAAACAGATATTAGAAGGTTTTGTCGAGGAATTTTCTAAAAAAGTGAGGGATTGGGATGTTAGATGATATATATAAAATTGAAGTAACATTCTCAAAAGTTAAAGCAAGGGATATGGATAATAATGATTTAAACTATGATGCATTTATTAAGGAAATAGGAGAAATACAAAATGGTTATGTTGTATGCTGGCTTGATTATGCAGTATTATTTGGAATAATACGAAATGGGGAAATAAAATTTTATAATAACGAATCACCTGATTTTAACAGATATCTTCAAAAATTGAGGATATTTAATGAAAATGAAGAACTATATATTTGGAGGTCAGGAAATAAATTTAAATTTAGATATAGAGAAGATCTAGATAGTAATAAAAATGGAGAGATGGTAGAATATATTGATGCAGATCAGGTAATGTATGGATCTAAATTTGAAATTAAAGATGAATTTATTGAAGTTTATGAAAAAAGAGGAATTAGATATATAGTACCGAAGGAATTTATAGGAAATAACTTAATTGATGATATAAACAATAATAAGAAAAGATTAGTTTTACATACGAGAAATTATATAGGATATAATGAAATTGGACAGGCTGGTTTTGTTGACAGTAGGTTTTTAAAAATATCAATTATTTAATATTTGGAGGTTATTATTATGGAAAAAGCTAAAATAAGTATACAGAAAACTAAAAAAGGGTATGATTATATATTAACTTTTGATGATGGAAAACCTTTAAAAGTGCATGGATTTAATTTGCCGCAAGATATTAATGGAAAAGAATGTGAAGTTGAAAGAATAAATGGATTACCCTCAAAAATTATAATTGATGGAATAGAATATACTAAAACAACTACTCAAAGTAATATACAAGAAAATAAGCAGACTGCTCAACAAAAAATAAAAAACGAGCCTAAACACAATAGTCAAATTAAGCTTTTTGCTAAAGCTCCTTATAATTTTATTCCATTAAATGAATGCGTAGTAAAAGCACAAGATATTCCAGAGTTTAATAAATATCATAAAGATAGATATTCAGGATATATAGATCTTTTCCTTACTACAAAAACGCCTATATATATAAGACGAGATAAAGAAGAAAGTGATTTTTTTTCTATAAAAAATGGGCTACCAATAATTCCTGGAAGTTCTTTGAGAGGAATGGTTAGAAATTTAGTAGAGATAGTTTCTTTTGGGAAATTCGAATTTTTTGATAAAGATAAAAGGTTATATTATAGAGACGTTGCTGGTAAGAAGTCTAATCTAAAAGATATATATTCTTCTAAAATTAGTAAAGACAGAATAAAAGCTGGCTATCTTATATATGACCAAAGAAAATATAAGATTATTCCGTCTG contains:
- the csx19 gene encoding type III-D CRISPR-associated protein Csx19 → MLDDIYKIEVTFSKVKARDMDNNDLNYDAFIKEIGEIQNGYVVCWLDYAVLFGIIRNGEIKFYNNESPDFNRYLQKLRIFNENEELYIWRSGNKFKFRYREDLDSNKNGEMVEYIDADQVMYGSKFEIKDEFIEVYEKRGIRYIVPKEFIGNNLIDDINNNKKRLVLHTRNYIGYNEIGQAGFVDSRFLKISII